The Candoia aspera isolate rCanAsp1 chromosome 6, rCanAsp1.hap2, whole genome shotgun sequence genome has a segment encoding these proteins:
- the NDUFB8 gene encoding NADH dehydrogenase [ubiquinone] 1 beta subcomplex subunit 8, mitochondrial, protein MAAAAALAAAARGRLRALLRPVAWPLPPVDSCRRLASDLPKHLLPGSYPKTSKEWAAAAKKYNLTLEDYKTYADDGVGYGDYPKLPDQSLHERNPWYDWDQPELRRNFGEPLHRNFDLFVRTRVDTSPTPVSWHIMKTYFWGFLGIMLVMFSLGEIFPTYPPVAPKQYPYGNLENRGDPNTEPVKIKHYEI, encoded by the exons ATGGCGGCTGCGGCGGCTCTTGCCGCCGCTGCCCGGGGCCGCCTCCGCGCCCTCCTCCGGCCGGTCGCCTGGCCGTTGCCGCCGGTGGACAGCTGTCGCCGCCTCG CTTCAGATCTGCCCAAACACCTGCTTCCTGGGTCTTACCCCAAGACTTCAAAAGAGTGGGCAGCTGCTGCAAAGAAATACAACCTGACATTGGAGGACTATAAGACATACGCAGATGATGGTGTCGG ttaTGGTGACTATCCCAAACTCCCAGACCAATCCCTACATGAAAGAAATCCTTGGTATGACTGGGATCAACCTGAGCTGAGGCGCAATTTTGGAGAACCA CTGCACCGGAACTTTGATTTGTTCGTACGGACACGGGTTGATACATCCCCCACCCCTGTTTCCTGGCATATCATGAAGACTTATTTCTGGGGGTTTCTTGGAATCATGTTAGTCATGTTTAGTCTTGGTGAAATATTTCCAACGTATCCCCCCGTG GCACCAAAGCAGTATCCTTACGGTAATTTGGAGAACAGAGGGGATCCCAATACAGAACCAGTGAAAATTAAGCACTATGAGATTTAA
- the HIF1AN gene encoding hypoxia-inducible factor 1-alpha inhibitor, whose translation MEEASASRSAAAEASTSPQAAAEAEELRGWSEAQFRHYSFATRPIARLRHGDPRAEELLENEEPVVLTDTNLVYPALKWDLDYLQENIGSGDFSVYRASTHKFLYYDEKKMANVKNFKPKSSREEMKFRDFVAQLQEIEQQGSGERLYLQQTLNDTVGRKIVVDFLGFNWNWINRQQAKRGWGQLTSNLLLIGMEGNVTPAHYDEQQNFFAQIKGYKRCILFSPDQFECLYPYPVHHPCDRQSQVDFDNPDYEKFPNFQNIVAYETVVGPGDVLYIPMYWWHHIESLLNGGITVTVNFWYKGAPTPKRIEYPLKAHQKVAVMRNIEKMLGEALGNPQEVGPLLNMMIKGRYG comes from the exons ATGGAAGAGGCCTCCGCGTCTCGCTCCGCAGCTGCGGAGGCTTCCACCTCTCCGCAGGCGGCGGCGGAGGCGGAGGAGCTGCGTGGGTGGAGCGAGGCGCAGTTCCGGCACTACAGCTTCGCGACGCGGCCCATTGCCCGGCTGCGCCACGGAGACCCTCGCGCCGAGGAGCTACTGGAGAACGAG GAGCCGGTGGTGCTCACCGACACCAATCTGGTCTATCCCGCCCTGAAGTGGGACCTGGATTACCTTCAGGAGAACATTGGGAGCGGGGACTTCTCGGTGTACCGAGCCAGCACCCACAAGTTTCTGTACTACGATGAGAAGAAGATGGCAAACGTGAAGAACTTCAAACCGAAGTCCAGCAGAGAGGAGATGAAGTTCAGAGATTTTGTGGCGCAGCTCCAGGAAATCGAGCAGCAGGGAAGCGGAGAAAG GTTGTATCTCCAACAGACCTTAAATGACACAGTTGGGAGGAAAATTGTGGTAGATTTCCTGGGCTTTAATTGGAATTGGATCAACAGACAACAGGCGAAGCGAGGCTGGGGTCAGCTGACATCCAATTTGCTACTGATTGGCATGGAAG GGAATGTGACACCAGCTCACTATGATGAACAGCAGAATTTCTTTGCTCAGATTAAAGGATACAAACGATGTATTCTGTTTTCACCTGATCAGTTTGAATGCCTTTATCCTTATCCTGTGCACCATCCATGTGACCGGCAGAGCCAG GTTGACTTCGACAATCCCGACTATGAGAAGTTTCCCAATTTCCAGAACATAGTTGCCTATGAGACCGTAGTTGGCCCAGGCGATGTGCTTTATATTCCCATGTATTG GTGGCATCACATTGAGTCATTGTTGAATGGAGGAATTACCGTCACTGTAAACTTTTGGTACAAG GGTGCCCCAACCCCTAAAAGGATTGAATACCCCCTAAAGGCTCATCAGAAAGTGGCTGTAATGAGGAACATAGAGAAAATGTTGGGGGAGGCCCTTGGAAATCCACAAGAG GTGGGTCCCTTGTTGAATATGATGATCAAAGGGCGGTATGGCTAA